CAGTTTCGGCAACGGACCGCTGGTCAGCGCCTCCTTCACCACCCCGCTGGCGTCGGCCATCGCCCCGGAGGCGGCGAAGCTCTCCCGGAACAGGGCGAGCACACCCGGATCGGCGTTCGAGACCATGAACACCGCACCGAAGGCGCCCGTCTTGAGGGTCAGTTTCTCGTCGTCCGTCAGCCGCTGGGTCATGATCACCGAGTGTAGACGTACGGCGTGGTGGTGGTGAGCACGCCAAGCCGACCGGACGGATACCGCGCGGGCTGTGACCTCCGTCCCGGGTAGGCCATGATGGTTACATGGCCCGGCTGTACATTCTCCTCTTCCTGGTGCAGGTCGTCCTCGCCGTCTGCGCCCTGATCAGCTGCCTCTCCGCCGAGGAGGACGGCATCCGCCACCTCCCCAGGATCGCCTGGCTGCTGATCATCCTGTTCTTCCCGTTGGTCGGCGCGATCGCCTGGTTCGTCGCCGGGCGCGACCGCACGACCACCGGCGGGTCGACCCCCTGGGCGACGGGTGGCCGCCCGGCCGAACGCGCCCGCCCGCCCGCCCCGGACGACGATCCCGAGTTCCTCCGCTCGATCGAGGAACGGTCCCGCAAGGAGGATCAGGAGCTCTTCCGCCGCTGGGAGGAGGACCTGCGCAAGCGCGAGGACGACCTGCGCAAGCGCGAGGGCGAGCCGCCGCGCGAGGAACCCCGCCCCGAGGTGTGACGGCGCCGGGTTCAGGCCAGGTTCGAGGAGCGGGGGTACGCGTCGGCCGGGTCGGTGAGCACGTTCACCAGGTACGGCACCCCGGCGTCGAACGCGCGCTGGAGCGCCGGTCCCAGCTCGGCGGCCTTGGCGACCGTCTCGCCCGCCCCGCCGAGCGCGCTGACCACCCGGTCGTAGCGCAGCTCGGGCTGGAGGTCGGCGGCGACGTCATAGCCGTACATGGCCCGCATCGGGTGCTTCTCCAGACCCCAGATGCCGTTGTTGCCGACCACGATGACCACCGGCAGCTTCTGCCGGACCAGGGACTCCACGTCCATCAGTGAGAAGCCGGCCGCGCCGTCGCCCATCAGCACGCAGACCTGCCGGTCCGGATGGGTGACCCGGGCGCCCATCGCGTAGCCCATGCCGGTGCCGAGGCAGCCGTACGGGCCGGGGTCGAGCCAGGTGCCGGGCTGGGCCGGCTCCAGGTAGCGCCCGGCGTACGAGACGAAGTCGCCGCCGTCGCCGATGGTGACCGCGTCGCGGGCGAGGACCCGGCGCAGCTCGCCGTAGACCCGGGCGGGGCGGATCGGGTCGGTCTCGGCGGCCATCTCCTCGGCGTCCCGGGCCTTCGCGGCGTCCTCGGCGGTACGCAGTTGCGCGACCCAGTCGCCGTGGTCGACCCGGTCGCCGGAGTGGTTCGCCAGGGCGGTGAGGATGCCGCGCAGGTCACCGGCGGGGGCGGCGGCGGGCTGCACGTGCCCGGCGCGCTGGCCGGGTGCGTCGACGATGTGCACCACCGTGGCGTCGCCGAAGTCGCCGAAGGAGAGCCGGAAGTCCAGCGGGGTGCCCACGACCACGACCACGTCGGCACCGGAGAGGGCCGCCCGGCGGGCCTTGGCGAAGGCCAGCGAGTGCTCCGGCGGCAGGGCGCCCCGGCCCATGCCGTTGGTGAAGACCGGCACGGTGAGCGCCTCGGCCGCGGCGCGCAGGGCGTCGACCGCGTCGCCGGTGTAGACGTCGGAACCGGCGATGATCACCGGGCGGGCCGCGCCCGCGATCAGGCGGGCGGCCGTGGCCACCTCGTCGGGGTCGGCGTCGAGCGGGGCGATCTCCGGGCCGGCCGGCAGCTCCGCGTCCCCCACGGAGAAGATCGCTTCGAGAGGGAAGTCGAGGAAGACCGGACCGCGGTGCGGGGTGAGCGCGCTGGTCAGCGCGGCGGCCACCGCCCGGGGGATGTCGTCGGCGCTGAACACCGTCTCCGCGTGCTTGGTGACCGGGGCGACCAGCGGCAGGTGGTCCATCTCCTGCAGGCTGCCCGAGCCCCAGCGGAACTGCGGCGCCCGGCCGCCCAGCACCAGCACCGGCGAGGCGTTGAAGTACGCGCTGGTCAGGCCCGAGATCCCGTTGGTCACGCCGGGGCCGGCGGTGAGCACGGCCAGACCGGGGCGACGCTGGAGCTTGGCCACCGCCTCGGCGGCGAAGACGGCGGACTGCTCGTGCCGCACGTCGTAGATCGGGAAGCCGGTCCGGTGCGCGGCGTCGTAGAGCGGGAACACGTGCCCGCCGGAGAGGGTGAACATCTCCCGCACCCCGTACGCGCGCAGCGCCGCGAGCGCGAGTTCCCCGCCGTGGCCTTCGATCCGCTCCGTCATTCCCGCTCCCTCTCGTCGGCTGACCGGAGTCACACGCTACTGGCCGGTAGGAGGAATGTGAACCACCCTCGCGTGCTCGACGGCCGCTCAGCGGCCGGTAAAGTCCGGCTTCCGCTTCGCCACGAACGCCGCCATCCCCTCGCGCCGGTCGTCGGTGGCGAACAGCGCGGCGAAGAGTTGGCTCTCCCAGGCCAGGCCCGAGGTCAGGTCCATGTCCAGGCCGCCGTCCACGGCCAGCTTCGCCGCGCGCAGCGCCTGCACCGGCCCGGTGAGGTACGGCCGCACCAGCGCCACCGCTGTGTCGTAGACCTCGGCGGCCGGTGCGACCCGGTCGGCCAGGCCGATGCGCAGCGCCTCCTGCGCGTCCACCATCCGGCCCGACATGATCAGATCCTTGGCGCGGGCCGGGCCGACCAGCCGGGCCAGCCGCTGGGTGCCACCGGCGCCGGGGATGATGCCGAGCTTGATCTCGGGCTGGCCGAGCTTGGCGTCCTCGGCCACCACCCGCCAGTCACAGGCCAGCGCCAGCTCGCAGCCGCCGCCGAGGGCGTAGCCGGTGATCGCGGCGACGACTGGCTTCGGGATCCGGGCGATCGCGCCGAGCGCGCTGGACAGGTCGGCGGCCCGGTCGGCCATGTCCACATAGGACATGTCGGCCATCTCCTTGATGTCCGCGCCGGCCGCGAAGACCTTCTCCCCGCCGTACACGATGACCGCGCGGACCGACGGATCGGTGGTGGCCGCCGTCGCGGCGGCGCGCAACTCCTCCTGCACCTGGGTGTTGAGGGCGTTCATCGGCGGCCGCTCCAGCCGGATGGTGCCGATGCCGTCCTTGCTCTCCAGCCGCACGAACTCGCCCACGCTGAGCCTCACTTCCTCGTCGAAGTCGCGTGCCAACCTTACGGCCCGCCCCTGCGGCACGTATTCTGGCTGCCAGTCCCGCGACCCGGAGTTCCCGTGATGGTCACGTACTACGACGACAGGTCCGTGCAGGTCACCTCCGCCGCCGTCACCGTCGACGACCACGTCTACCCGCTGACCGAGATCACCGAGGTCTGGCACCACCGGGGCAGCCTCTCGTGGCGGGTCCTCGCCGGCCGGGGCGCGATCGGCGCGGCGATGGTCGGCCCGCTGGTGGCCGCCGTCATCGGGGTCGCCATCGGCGTCTGGCTCGACCGGTCGGCGACCGTCACGGTCGCCATCATCGGCGTCTCCATCCTGATCGGACTGGCCGCCGGACCGGTCGCCGACCAGCTCTTCGAGTACCTCGACCGCTCGTACGCCCGGGGCAGCCGCCAGCGGGAGGTCTGGATCCGCTGGCGTGGCCACCCGGTGCGGCTGCTGCGCACGCCGGACGCACTGCGCTTCGGGCAGATCTACCGCGCGGTGCAGCGCGCCATGGAGGCCGGCCAGCCGATGCCGCCCCGCCGACGCTGACCAGCCCCTTCCCGCGCCAACACGACAGCCCGGGTTTGCCCGGAGGTGGTTAGGCTTAGTGATGGCGCTCTATTACCGGGACGACGCGGTGCAGGTGACCTCCGAGTCGATCCGGGCCGGAGGGCACGTCATCCCGATCGCCGAGATCACCTACGTCTGGCACGCGAAGGGCCGCACCACCCTCGCCGTGCGCGGCCGGGTGCTCGGTCGCGGCGTACTGGTCCTGCTGTTGTCCCTGCCCCCGCTGGTGGGGCTGGTCTGCGTCGTCTCGCTGGCCTGGTCGGCGCAGGACCGGGGCGAGTGGCTGCCGGCGCTGGTCGTGCTCGCGGCCTGCGTGGTGATCCCGCTGGCGCTGGTGCCGTTCCTGGAGATCCCGCTCGGCTGGCTGGACCGCTCCTACGAGCGCGGCAACCGCGTGCACGAGCTGTGGGTGCAGTACCACCGGCAGGAGGTCATGGTGCTGCGCACGCCGGACGCGCTGCGCTTCGGGCAGATCTACCGGGCGGTGCAGCGCGCCGTCGAACAGCAGGGTTACCACTGAGCCGGCATCCGCGACCCGCCCGGCGCACACTTGATCCCATGGCGCTCCCCTTCCCCCGGCCGACCGCGGTCGTCGGTCTCACCCGCTCCGCCCTCGACTCGGCCGCGTCCTTCGCCGCGATCCCGGCCCGCGCGTTCGCGGTGCTGGACGGCGTGGAGGCGCTGCTGACCCGGATCAACGGGGTGGTGGACCGGGTCGAAGAGACCCTGGACCGGACCGACCGGATGGTCACCGATGCCGAGGTGGCGGTCCGCGAGGTGGCCGTGATCAGCGCCGCCGCCACCGCCGCCGTGGAGCGGGCCACCGAGGTCGCGGGCGCGGCGAGCGTCGTGGTGGACGCGGCGCGATCGGTGGCCACGCGGGCCGCCGCGACCGTGGGCACGGCGGCCGAGGCCGCGGCCACCGCGGCCGAGTTGCTGGCGGCGTACGAGCCGGCGCTGCGGCGGGCCGCCCCGATGGCGAACCACTTCGTCGAGCAGCTCAGCCACGAGGAGGTCACCGCGGCGGTACGCCTCGTCGACGAGCTGCCGAGACTGCGGCAACACCTCACCTCCGACGTGCTGCCGATCCTGGCCACCCTGGACCGGGTCGGCCCGGACCTGCACGACCTGCTCGACGTGACCCGGGACCTCAAGCTCGCCGTGGCGGGCATCCCCGGTCTGGCGATGCTGCGCCGACGCGGCGAGAAGCTGAACGACGACACCGACTGAGGTACGGCCCGCGCCCCCGTTCCGGCGCGGGCCGTACGCATGCGGCGGACAGCCGACGTCCGTCAGCAGTCGCAGCCGGCGGCGGGCCGGGGCGCGGTCAGGTCGTCCACCGGCCGGTGGGTCCGTCCCGTGGCGGTGACCACGGGCAGGCCCTCCCGGACCCAGTACTCGTACCCGCCGCGCATCTCCTTGACCGGGTAGCCGAGCCGGGCGAACTCCAGCGCGGCCCGGGTGGCGCCGTCGCAGCCGGGGCCCCAGCAGTAGGTGACGACCCGGGCGCCGGGCGGCACCACCCCGGCGGCCCGCTCGGCGATCAGCGCGGTGGGCAGGTGCACGGCGCCGGGCAGATGGCCCTGATCCCAGGCGGCGTCGCCGCGCGAGTCGACCACCACGAGGGCGGGCACCTCGGCGGTCAGGTCGGCGTGCACGTCCGCCACGTCGGTCTCGACCCCCAGCCGGGCGAGGAAGTGGGTGACGGCGGCGGCCGGGTCGGCGGCCGGTACGGCGAAGGTTCGGCTCATGACACCGATCCTCGACCGACGACGGCCGGCCGGGCGAGTGGCGGTCACGACGTACTCCGCTAATATCCGGCCATGGCTCCGGTCGACCGCAGCGTGGCCGTGCTCGCGTACCCCGGCATGTCGGTCTTCGAGACCGGGATCGTCACCGAGGTCTTCGGCCTGCCCCGGCCCGAACTCGGCGTGCCCTGGTACGACCTGCGGCTCTGCGCCGAGCGGCCCGGCCCGACCCCGGTGATCGGCGGGGCCAGCCTGCACAGCCCGTACGGCCTGGAGACGCTGGCCTCCGCCGCGACCGTCGTCGTCCCCGGGGTGCCCGACGTGCACGGGACGCCGTCGCCGGAGTTGGTCGCCGCCCTGCGCCGGGCGCACCGGGCCGGCGCCCGGGTCCTCTCCATCTGCTCGGGCGCGTTCGCGCTGGCCGGCGCGGGCCTGCTCGACGGCCGACGGGCCACCACCCACTGGCGGTACGCGGAGCTGCTGGCCCGCCGGTACCCACGGGTGCGGGTGGATCCCGACGTGCTGTACCTGGACGACGGGGACATCCTCACCAGCGCCGGCAGCGCCGCCGGTCTCGACCTGTGCGTGCACGTGGTACGGCGCGACCACGGCGCGGCGATCGCCAACGCGGTGGCCCGCCGGCTGGTGATTCCGCCACACCGCGACGGCGGCCAGGCGCAGTTCATCGAGGCGCCGGTGACGGCGGGCCCGGACGACGACCGGATCGCCGGCAGCATCGCCTGGGCGCTGGCCCACCTGGCGGAGCCGCTCACGGTGGCCCGGCTCGCCCGGCAGGCGCACATGTCACCCCGCACCTATCTGCGGCACTTCGCCCGGGCCACCGGCACCAGCCCGATCCGGTGGCTGGTCGAGCAGCGCGTCCGGGCCAGCCTGCCGCTGCTGGAGACCACCGACGCACCGGTCGCACGGATCGCGACGGCGGTCGGCTTCGACGCCCCGGTGACGTACCGGCACCACTTCGCCCGGTCGATGCGGACGTCGCCGTCGGCGTACCGCCGCGCGTTCCGTACCGACGCGGACGCGGCGAGGTCCTGAACCGGTCAGCCCGCCGGCGCGTACAGCTGGTCGATCTCGTGCCGGTGCGGCAGCGACACGCTGGCGCCGAGCCGGCGTACGCAGGCGGCACCGGCCGCCGCCGCCCAGCGCACCGCGTCGACCAGGTCCCGGCCCTCACCCCAGGCCACGGCGAGCGCCCCGGTGAACGCGTCACCGGCCGCCGTCGAGTCCACCGTGTCCACCGGCACGGCGGGCACCTGCGCGGTGATGCCGTCCCGGTCGCCGTACCAGGCGCCCTCCGCCCCGAGGGTCAGCACCGCCCGGGGCGCCAGGTCCAGCAGCGCGTGCGGACCCTCCCGACCCCGGCCGGTGTACGCCTGCGCCTCGTTCTCGTTGACCACCAGCAGGTCCACGGCGGCGAGCAGCTCCGGCGGGAGCGGGACGGCCGGCGCCGCGTTGAGCACCACGCGGGTGCCGGCGGCCCGCGCGGCCACCGCCGCCTCGGTCACCGTCTCCACCGGGATCTCCAGCTGCGCGACCAGCACGTCGGCCTCGCGTACGGCGGCAAGCTCGGTCTCGGTCAGCTCGGTCAGTGACGCGTTCGCCCCCGGTGTCACCAGGATCGCGTTCTCGCCCTCGGCGTTGACCATGACCAGGGCCACCCCGGAGGAACCGTAGGTGGTCCGCACCTGGCTGGTGTCGACCCCGGCGGCGGTGATCCGGGCCCGCAGGGTCACTCCGAACGCGTCCGAGCCGATCGCGCCGAGGAAGGCGCTGGCGGCACCCGCCCGGGCGGCGGCGATGGCCTGGTTGGCCCCCTTGCCGCCGGGCACGGTGACGAAGTCGGTGCCGAGCAGGGTCTCCCCCGGCCGGGGCAGCGCCTCGGCGGTGGCCACCAAATCCATGTTCGCGCTGCCCACCACGACCACCCGGGTCTGGGGCACGGCTGCCTCCCTGCGGTCGCGGCTGTCGACAGGAGGCCCCTGCTCAGGGGCCCTTCCTTACACCTCAGGCGGCGCGGGCGGTGTAGCGGTCGCCGGTGCGCTCGACGAGCAGCGGCAGGCCGAAGGTCTTGGTGAGGTTGTCGGCGGTGAGGGTGTCCGCCAGCAGCCCCTGCGCCGTCACCGCGCCCTCGCGGAGCAGCAGCGCGTGGGTGAAGCCGGGCGGGATCTCCTCCACGTGGTGGGTGACCAGCACCAGCGCCGGGGCGTCCGGGTCCTGCGCCAGCTCGGCGAGGCGGGCCACCAGGTCCTCCCGGCCGCCCAGGTCCAGCCCGGCCGCCGGCTCGTCGAGCAGCAGCAGTTCCGGGTCGGTCATCAGCGCCCGGGCGATCTGCACCCGCTTACGCTCCCCCTCCGAGAGAGTCCCGTACGCCCGGTCGGCCAACGCGCCGACGCCCAGCTGGCCCAGCAGCGCCCGGGCCCGGGCCTCGTCGGCCGGGTCGTAGTCCTCGCGCCACCGGCCGACCACCGACCAGGCCGCGGTCATCACCACGTCGCCGACCCGTTCCTCGGCGGGCAGCCGCTCGGCGAGCGCCGCGGTGGAGAGTCCGATGCGGGTACGCAGCTCGGTGACGTCGGTGCGGCCGATCCGCTCGCCCAGCACGTGCGCGGTGCCGGTGGTGGGGTGCAGCCGCCCGGCGGCCAGGTTGAGCAGGGTGGTCTTGCCGGCGCCGTTGGGCCCCAGCACCACCCAGCGCTCGTCCAGCTCCACGCGCCAGTCGACGTCGTGCAGCAGGGCGGTGCCGGACCGGCGTACGGCGACGCCGTCGAGGCTGACCACCAGATCCGCGTCCACGGGCGAGGGGGCGGGTGCGGCACCGGCGGCGCCGGGGATCAGGTCACCAGTCACCAGCCCATCCAACCACGCACCGCCGGGCCGCCCCCACGGGCGGGCGTCGCGGCCGTAGGGTGAGGCGCCGTGTCATTGCTCACCCCACCCGGAGGACCGCCCACCACCGGGCTCGCGATGGAAGGTAGGGCGGCATGAGCAGTGGGGTCATCGAGATCGAGGGTCTGCGCAAGACCTTCCACAGTCTGCGGCGGGGGCGACGGGTCGCCGTCGACGGCTTCGACCTGCTGGTCGAGGCCGGCCAGGTGCACGGTTTCCTCGGGCCCAACGGGTCGGGCAAGACGACGACCCTGCGCGCGCTGCTCGGGCTGGTACGCGCCGACGACGGGCGGATGCGGGTGCTCGGCGCCCGTGCGCCGGGGCAGCTGCCCCAGGTCGCCGGCCGGGTCGGGGCGATCGTGGAGAGTCCGCAGTTCTACGGCAACTTCACCGCGTACCGCACGCTGCGGCTGCTCGCCCTGGCCGGTGGCGTACCGGTCGGCCGGGTCGACGAGGTGCTGGAACAGGTCGGGCTGGCCGATCGGGGTCACGAGCGGGTCAAGGGCTACTCGCTGGGCATGAAGCAGCGCCTCGCGGTGGCCTCGGCCCTGCTCAAGCGGCCCGAGCTGCTGATACTCGACGAGCCGGCGAACGGGCTCGACCCGGCGGGCATCCGGGAGATGCGCGACCTGGTGCGCGCGCTGGCCCTCAACGGGGTCACGGTGCTGGTCTCCAGCCACATCCTGGCCGAGATCCAGCTGATCTGCGACCACGTCACGATCATCTCGCGGGGTCGGCGGGTGGCGGCCGGGCCGGTGGCCGAGGTGCTCGCCGGCTTCGACCGCCACGAGCACCTGGTCCGCGCCGACGACCTGGCCCGGGCCGAGGAGTTGCTGCTGGCCGCCGGGCTCTCGGTCACCGGGCACGCCGACCATCTGGTGGTCAGCGACCTGCCGGATCCGACCACGGTGAGCCGGACGCTGGGCGAGCAGGGTGTCTGGGTACGCGAGCTGACCCCGCTGCGGCCGGATCTGGAGAGCGTCTTCCTGGAGCTGACCGGCACACCGGGGCACCCGACGGTTCCCCGGCAGGTGGACGGTTCGGCACCGCACCACGAGCCGGCCACCGGCCGGGAGATCGACCTCGACATCCGGGGAGTGGACGCGTGAACCTGATCCGTGCCGAGGTGGAGCGGTTGGGCGCGCGCCGCTTCGTGCAGCTGATGGTCGTGCTGCTGTTGCTGGCGTTCGGGGTGACCGCGGCGACCACGCTCGCCGGCTCGCACCAGCCCAGCGCCACCGAACTGGCCGAGGCGCAACGGCAGGCCCTCTCCGAGCGGCGCGACCTGGAGCTGGTCCACGAACGGTGCCTGGCCCGGGATCGGGGCGAGCCGCCGGTCAACGACGACCACATCTACCTGCCGCCGGACTGTAGCGAGCTGGACCCGGCCCTGCGGGACCGGTTGCCGGTGGCCGCCGACTACCTGACCGGGGTGTTCACCTTCACCCGGCAGGCCGAGCCGCTGCTCTACTTCCTCGTGGCGTACCTGGTGCTCTTCGGTTTCCTGGTCGGTGCGTCCTACATCGGCGCCGATCTGAACTCCGGCGGCGTGGTCAACCTGCTGCTGTGGCGACCACGCCGGCTGACCGTGCTCGGCACCAAGCTCGGCACCCTGCTCGGGGCGGTGCTGGCGCTGTCGGTGCTCGCCTCACTGGCCTACCTCGTCACCTTCTGGGTCATCGCACAGGTCGGCGGCTATCCGGGCCCGACCGACGCGGCGTTCTGGGCGGAGCTGGGCGCGATCTGGGGCCGTGGCCTGACGCTGGTGCTGCTCGCCGCGGCGGCCGGCTTCTCCATCGCGACGATGGGCCGGCACACCTCGGCGGCGCTCGGCGCGGTGGCCGCGTACCTGGTGGTGTGGGAGCTGGGTGGGCGGATCGTGCTGCAGATCGTCGAGGCGGCCCGGCCGGATCAGCTCATGCTCTCCACCTACGTCGGCGCGTGGCTGGCCGGGGAGGTCACGCACTGGGACGCCAGCGCCTGCCGGCCGTTGACCTATGGCTACTGCGACGGCCAATACACGGTGACCTGGCAACCGGCGATGGCCGTGCTGTTGCTGCTCACCGCGGGGCTCGTCGCGGCGGCCTTCGCCCTGTTCCGGCGTCGTGACCTGATCTGACCGTGAACATGGCGGGGTCGGTGCGACGGGCCGGCGCGCGGGCCGGGCCCGGGTCAGCCGACCGTGGAGCCGAAGACCTCGTCCCGGACCGCGTTCAGCGCCGTGCGCAGCGCCCCGTGCAGGATCGGCTCCTCGGTCAGCCCGGTCGGCACCACCCGGGGGCGCACCAGCGTGATCGCGGCCACCTCCCGCTGCACCCGTTCGGCCAGTGCCGCGCCGCCGGCCTGGCCCACCTCGCCGGCGAGCACCACCAGCGGCGGGTCCAGCACCACGCAGGTGCTGGCCACGCCGAGGGCGAGCCGGCGGGCCACCTCGTCGAGCAACGGTTCACCCGCGGCGCCGGCGGCGGTCGCGGCCCGCACCGCCTCGGCGGCGGCGTCCGGGTAGCCGTGGTCGCGGGCCAGGGCGCGGATCGCGTCCGCGCCGGCCAGCTGCTGGAAGGCCGGCTTGGCCCGGCGGGAGACGTCGCGCGGGATGGGCGCGCCGGGCACCGGCAGGTAGCCGATCTCGCCGGCGGCGCCGCTGCTGCCGTGGTGCAGCCGCCCGCCCAGCACGATCGCCAGCCCGACGCCGGCACCGACCCAGACCAGCACGAAGTCCGACAGCCCCTGGGCGGCGCCGGACTGCGCCTCGGCCACCGCGGCCAGGTTGACGTCGTTCTCGAAGACGACCGGGGTGTCCAGGTCGTCGCGGAGCGCGGCGAGCAGGCCACGGTGCCAGCGGGGCAGGTTGAACGCGAAGGTGATGTCCCCGGTGCCCGGGTCGACCAGGCCGGGGGTGCCGAGCACGATCCGGCGTACGCTCGACAGCTGCGCGCCGGCGCTGCCGGCCACCCGGACCACCGCGTTGTGCACCACGCCGACCGGGTCGTCGGTGTCCCGGGTGGACTGCTCGACCCGGCCGATCACCGCACCGGTGATGTCGGCGCAGGCGGCCACCACCCGCTCCGGGCCCACGTCGACGCCGACCACGTGCGCACTGCCCGGCCGTACCGCGTAGAGCTGGGCGTTCGGCCCGCGACCGCCGGCCTGCTCGCCGACGCGGGTGACCAGCCCGCGCTCCTCCAGCCGCTCCACCAGCTGCGAGGCGGTGACCTTGGACAGGCCGGTCAGCTCGCCGAGCCGGGCCCGGGTCAGTGGTCCCTGCTCCAGCAGCAGCTCCAACGCCGCGCGGTCGTTGAGGGCCCGCAACAGGCGCGGGGTGCCGGGCAGCCGGGTCGAACTCATGCCATGTCCCCAATTAATAGTAAACTTTGCTAACCTTTTAGCTTTTAAGTAACTGTAAACCGACCTGCGAACGGGTAGCCGTAGCGTATCGGCCACGTGGGAGCGCGGCTCTCCGCCGACCCGGTACGACATCCGCGCACGGCGGGCACCGAGAGGAGAGAACACGTGGGGCTGGATCCAGGACTGCGCCGGCTGGCGCTCGGCACCCTGCTGGCCGCCTATCCGGGACCGGTCCCGCCCGACTGGGCGGTCGACCTGGTCGCCGACGGGCTGGCCGGGCACACCCTCTTCGGCACGAACATCCACGAACCGGCGCAGGTGTCGGCCAGCACGGCCGCGCTGCGCACCGGCCGGAGCGACGTACTGATCGCCATCGACGAGGAGGGCGGCGACGTCACCCGGCTGGCGCACGCCACCGGCAGCCCGTACCCGGGCAACGCCGCGCTCGGCGCGATCGGTGACGTGACGCTCACCCGCCGGGTCTACCAGGCCATCGGCGCCGAGCTGGCCAGCCTGGGCATCACGGTCAACCTGGCGCCCACCGTCGACGTCAACACCGCCGACGACAATCCGGTCATCGGCACCCGCTCGTTCGGCGCCGACCCGGTCGAGGTCGCCGCGCACGCCGCCGCCGCGACCGCCGGCCTCCAGGCCGCCGGGGTGGCGGCCTGCGCCAAGCACTTCCCCGGCCACGGCGCGACGGTGGCCGACTCCCACCACGAACTGCCCACCGTGGACGTCGCGCCGGACGTGCTGCGCCAGCGCGACCTGCCGCCGTTCGCCGCGGTGGTCGCCGCCGGGGCGAAAGCCGTGATGACCGCCCACATCCGGGTGCCCGCGCTGACCGGCGACGGACCGGCCACGTTCAGCCGCGCCGTGCTGGTGGACCTGCTGCGCGAGGAGTACGGCTTCGACGGCGCGGTGATCACCGACGCGCTGGAGATGCAGGGTGCCGCCCTCGCCGCCGGTGGCATCGCACCCGGTGCCGTACGCGCCCTGGCCGCCGGCGCCGACCTGCTCTGCATCGGCGCCAAGGTCGACGCCGACCTGGTCGAACGGGTCGCCGCCGAGATCGTGGCGGCGCTCGACGACGGCCGGCTGGAGCGGACCCGCGTCGAGCAGGCCGCCGGCCGCGCCGCGGACCTCGCCGCCTGGACCCGGGCTGCCGGCGGTGCCACGGTCACCCCCACCGACCTGGGGTACGCGGCGGCCCGCCGCGCGGTCCGGGTGGAGGGTGTGCTGGACGGGCTGGACCACCCGCTGGTGGTGCAGTTGCACGCGACGTCCACCATCGCCGAGGGGCGGGTGCCGTGGGGGCTCGGCCCGCACCTGCTGGGCGCCGAGCAGATCCGGGTGGTGGCCGCCGAGGCGGACCCGGCCGACCTGCGCCAGCGCGCGGGTGCCCGCCCGATCGTGCTGGTGGGCCGCCACCTGCACCGGCTGCCCGGTGGTCCGGAGCTGGCCACCGCGCTGGCCGCCACACATCCGGTGACCGTGGTGGAGATGGGCTGGCCGGCCACCTGGCGACCCGCGGGCGTCCGGGCCTTCGTCACCACGTACGGCGCGAGCCACGCCAACGGTCGCGCCGCCGCCGAGGCGCTGGGCCTGGCCGCCTCCGCACCC
This is a stretch of genomic DNA from Micromonospora sp. WMMD1082. It encodes these proteins:
- a CDS encoding enoyl-CoA hydratase-related protein, producing MGEFVRLESKDGIGTIRLERPPMNALNTQVQEELRAAATAATTDPSVRAVIVYGGEKVFAAGADIKEMADMSYVDMADRAADLSSALGAIARIPKPVVAAITGYALGGGCELALACDWRVVAEDAKLGQPEIKLGIIPGAGGTQRLARLVGPARAKDLIMSGRMVDAQEALRIGLADRVAPAAEVYDTAVALVRPYLTGPVQALRAAKLAVDGGLDMDLTSGLAWESQLFAALFATDDRREGMAAFVAKRKPDFTGR
- a CDS encoding acetolactate synthase yields the protein MTERIEGHGGELALAALRAYGVREMFTLSGGHVFPLYDAAHRTGFPIYDVRHEQSAVFAAEAVAKLQRRPGLAVLTAGPGVTNGISGLTSAYFNASPVLVLGGRAPQFRWGSGSLQEMDHLPLVAPVTKHAETVFSADDIPRAVAAALTSALTPHRGPVFLDFPLEAIFSVGDAELPAGPEIAPLDADPDEVATAARLIAGAARPVIIAGSDVYTGDAVDALRAAAEALTVPVFTNGMGRGALPPEHSLAFAKARRAALSGADVVVVVGTPLDFRLSFGDFGDATVVHIVDAPGQRAGHVQPAAAPAGDLRGILTALANHSGDRVDHGDWVAQLRTAEDAAKARDAEEMAAETDPIRPARVYGELRRVLARDAVTIGDGGDFVSYAGRYLEPAQPGTWLDPGPYGCLGTGMGYAMGARVTHPDRQVCVLMGDGAAGFSLMDVESLVRQKLPVVIVVGNNGIWGLEKHPMRAMYGYDVAADLQPELRYDRVVSALGGAGETVAKAAELGPALQRAFDAGVPYLVNVLTDPADAYPRSSNLA
- a CDS encoding rhodanese-like domain-containing protein, with the translated sequence MSRTFAVPAADPAAAVTHFLARLGVETDVADVHADLTAEVPALVVVDSRGDAAWDQGHLPGAVHLPTALIAERAAGVVPPGARVVTYCWGPGCDGATRAALEFARLGYPVKEMRGGYEYWVREGLPVVTATGRTHRPVDDLTAPRPAAGCDC
- a CDS encoding DUF6232 family protein, translated to MVTYYDDRSVQVTSAAVTVDDHVYPLTEITEVWHHRGSLSWRVLAGRGAIGAAMVGPLVAAVIGVAIGVWLDRSATVTVAIIGVSILIGLAAGPVADQLFEYLDRSYARGSRQREVWIRWRGHPVRLLRTPDALRFGQIYRAVQRAMEAGQPMPPRRR
- a CDS encoding DUF6232 family protein; this translates as MALYYRDDAVQVTSESIRAGGHVIPIAEITYVWHAKGRTTLAVRGRVLGRGVLVLLLSLPPLVGLVCVVSLAWSAQDRGEWLPALVVLAACVVIPLALVPFLEIPLGWLDRSYERGNRVHELWVQYHRQEVMVLRTPDALRFGQIYRAVQRAVEQQGYH
- a CDS encoding ribokinase, whose amino-acid sequence is MPQTRVVVVGSANMDLVATAEALPRPGETLLGTDFVTVPGGKGANQAIAAARAGAASAFLGAIGSDAFGVTLRARITAAGVDTSQVRTTYGSSGVALVMVNAEGENAILVTPGANASLTELTETELAAVREADVLVAQLEIPVETVTEAAVAARAAGTRVVLNAAPAVPLPPELLAAVDLLVVNENEAQAYTGRGREGPHALLDLAPRAVLTLGAEGAWYGDRDGITAQVPAVPVDTVDSTAAGDAFTGALAVAWGEGRDLVDAVRWAAAAGAACVRRLGASVSLPHRHEIDQLYAPAG
- a CDS encoding PLD nuclease N-terminal domain-containing protein, which gives rise to MARLYILLFLVQVVLAVCALISCLSAEEDGIRHLPRIAWLLIILFFPLVGAIAWFVAGRDRTTTGGSTPWATGGRPAERARPPAPDDDPEFLRSIEERSRKEDQELFRRWEEDLRKREDDLRKREGEPPREEPRPEV
- a CDS encoding helix-turn-helix domain-containing protein, with translation MAPVDRSVAVLAYPGMSVFETGIVTEVFGLPRPELGVPWYDLRLCAERPGPTPVIGGASLHSPYGLETLASAATVVVPGVPDVHGTPSPELVAALRRAHRAGARVLSICSGAFALAGAGLLDGRRATTHWRYAELLARRYPRVRVDPDVLYLDDGDILTSAGSAAGLDLCVHVVRRDHGAAIANAVARRLVIPPHRDGGQAQFIEAPVTAGPDDDRIAGSIAWALAHLAEPLTVARLARQAHMSPRTYLRHFARATGTSPIRWLVEQRVRASLPLLETTDAPVARIATAVGFDAPVTYRHHFARSMRTSPSAYRRAFRTDADAARS